From Hippoglossus stenolepis isolate QCI-W04-F060 chromosome 19, HSTE1.2, whole genome shotgun sequence, the proteins below share one genomic window:
- the plcxd2 gene encoding PI-PLC X domain-containing protein 2, whose product MKTRPAGIGDVHADWMGSLPSKLSAMPLKHLAVPGSHDSFTFWVDVHAPVGPDQKAYVKYLATMFSVLAKKVMVKWSMTQNLTFKEQLDAGIRYFDLRVSSKPGEPGKEIYFIHGLFGHKVSDGLLEINSFLSRHRKEVVFLDFNHYYAMGAEHHVYLINLLREVFGNKLCYNCVVESVTLDYLWEKKHQVIVFYHHPSGQGNPIMWPGNKIPAPWANTTEPNKLIQFLQTTLKERAKQGSFHVSQAILTPRVNTVAKGLVWGLRNYLVERNLPTIMSWVEAQRPGKDGVNIITSDFVELTDFANIVIKLNNRLLSEQEGKAR is encoded by the exons ATGAAGACGAGACCAGCCGGGATCGGCGATGTCCATGCCGACTGGATGGGTTCGCTCCCCTCCAAGCTCAGTGCCATGCCCCTGAAACACCTCGCCGTGCCAG GATCCCATGATTCTTTCACCTTCTGGGTGGATGTGCATGCTCCCGTGGGCCCAGATCAGAAGGCTTATGTCAAATACCTGGCCACCATGTTCAGCGTCCTAGCCAAGAAAGTCATGGTGAAGTGGTCCATGACACAG AATCTGACTTTCAAGGAGCAGCTGGACGCTGGAATTCGCTACTTTGATCTCAGGGTCTCCTCCAAACCAGGTGAGCCAGGAAAAGAGATTTACTTCATCCACGGCCTCTTCGGACACAAG GTCAGTGACGGTCTGCTGGAAATCAACTCCTTCCTAAGCAGACACAGGAAAGAG GTCGTGTTCCTGGACTTCAACCATTACTACGCGATGGGCGCAGAGCATCACGTGTACCTCATCAACCTGCTGCGGGAGGTATTTGGCAACAAGCTTTGTTACAACTGTGTAGTGGAGAGCGTTACTCTGGACTACCTGTGGGAGAAGAAACATCAG GTAATAGTGTTCTACCATCATCCCTCTGGTCAGGGCAACCCCATCATGTGGCCTGGCAACAAGATCCCTGCTCCGTGGGCAAACACCACTGAACCCAACAAGCTCATACAG TTCCTGCAAACCACACTGAAGGAAAGAGCCAAACAGGGCTCCTTCCACGTGTCGCAGGCCATCCTCACCCCCAGGGTCAACACTGTGGCCAAGGGCCTGGTCTGGGGGCTCCGTAACTACCTGGTGGAGAG GAACCTGCCGACCATCATGTCCTGGGTGGAGGCTCAGAGGCCGGGGAAGGACGGCGTTAACATCATCACCTCAGACTTTGTGGAGCTCACGGACTTCGCCAACATTGTCATCAAACTCAATAACCGGCTGTTGTCCGAACAGGAGGGCAAAGCAAGATGA